DNA from Streptomyces luteogriseus:
GTCGCACCTGGCCCGGGTGATCGACCCGGCGGGCGGCTCCTGGTACGTGGAGCGGCTGACGGACGAACTCGCCCGCGCGGGCTGGGAGTTCTTCCAGGAGATCGAGCGTGCGGGCGGACAGGCCGCCGCCCTGCGCTCGGGGCGCCTCGGCCAGGACCTGGCCGACACGTGGCGGGCCCGGAGCGCCAAGCTCGCCAAGCGGCGCGAACCCATCACCGGTGTCAGCGAGTTCCCGTTCCTGGCCGAGAAGCCGGTGGTGCGCCAGAGCGCGCCCGAGCCGCGGTCCGGCGGGCTGCCGAGGGTGCGCCGCGACGAGGCCTACGAGGCGCTGCGCGCGCGCTCCGACGCCCACCTCGCCGCGACCGGCGCCCGGCCGCGGGTCTATCTGGCCGCGCTGGGCCCTGCCGCCGCGCACACCGCGCGGCTGACCTTCGCCGCGAACCTGTTCCAGGCCGGCGGCGTCGAGCCCGTCGCCGAGGGCTCCTTCGAGGACAGCGGCGCCACGGAGGTCTGTCTGTGCTCCAGTGACGCGCTGTACGAGGAGCAGGCCGAGGCCGAGGCCGCGCGGCTGAGGGCCGCCGGCGCCTCGCACGTGTTCCTCGCCGGGCGTCCCGGGCAGCACTCCGGTGTCGACGCCTACGTGTTCGCGGGCTGTGACGCCGTCGCCGTGCTGTCCGCCACCCTTGACCGCATGGGAGTTGCGTCCTGATGGGAATCCCCGACTTCTCCGGGATCGAGCTGGGCACGCCGGCCCCCGACGGCGGCGCCGACGAGTGGCGTACGGCGGTCAAGAACGCCTCCGGCGGGGACGACCTGCTCTGGGAGACCCCGGAGGGCATCACCGTCAAGCCGCTCTACACCGGCCGTGACCTGGAGGGCCTGGACTTCCTGGACACGTACCCGGGGGCGGCGCCGTTCCTGCGCGGCCCGTACCCGACGATGTACGCCAACCAGCCCTGGACCATCCGCCAGTACGCGGGCTTCTCGACGGCCGAGGAGTCCAATGCCTTCTACCGGCGCAACCTCGCGGCCGGCCAGAAGGGCCTGTCGGTCGCCTTCGACCTGCCCACGCACCGCGGCTACGACAGCGACCACCCGCGCGTGACGGGTGACGTCGGCATGGCGGGTGTCGCCATCGACTCGATCTACGACATGCGGCAGCTGTTCGACGGCATCCCGCTGGACAAGATGACCGTGTCGATGACGATGAACGGCGCCGTGCTGCCGGTGCTGGCGCTGTACATCGTGGCGGCGGAGGAGCAGGGCGTACCGCCCGAGAAGCTGGCCGGAACCATTCAGAACGACATTCTGAAGGAGTTCATGGTCCGCAACACCTACATCTATCCGCCGAAGCCGTCGATGCGGATCATCTCCGACATCTTCGCCTTCACCTCGCAGCGGATGCCGCGCTACAACTCCATCTCCATCTCCGGGTACCACATCCAGGAGGCCGGTGCGACGGCCGACCTGGAGCTGGCGTACACGCTCGCGGACGGGGTGGAGTACATCCGGGCGGGCCGTGAAGCCGGCCTGGACGTGGACGCGTTCGCGCCGCGGCTGTCGTTCTTCTGGGCGATCGGCATGAACTTCTTCATGGAGGTCGCCAAGCTGCGGGCGGCGCGCCTGCTGTGGGCGAAGCTCGTGAAGCAGTTCGACCCGCAGAACGCCAAGTCACTTTCCCTGCGCACCCATTCGCAGACCTCGGGCTGGTCGCTGACCGCGCAGGACGTCTTCAACAACGTGACGCGCACCTGCGTCGAGGCGATGGCGGCGACGCAGGGGCACACCCAGTCGCTGCACACCAACGCCCTGGACGAGGCGCTCGCGCTGCCCACCGACTTCTCGGCGCGCATCGCCCGCAACACGCAGCTGCTGCTCCAGCAGGAGTCCGGCACGACCCGGGTGATCGACCCGTGGGGCGGCAGCGCGTACGTGGAGAAGCTGACGTACGACCTGGCCCGGCGGGCCTGGCAGCACATCGAGGAGGTCGAGGCCGCGGGCGGTATGGCCAAGGCCATCGACGCGGGCATCCCCAAGCTGCGCATCGAGGAGGCCGCGGCCCGTACGCAGGCCCGGATCGACTCGGGCCGCCAGCCGGTCATCGGCGTCAACAAGTACCGGGTGGAGACCGACGAGCAGATCGACGTCCTGAAGGTCGACAACTCCTCGGTGCGGGCGCAGCAGATCGAGAAGCTGCGGCGGCTGCGCGCGGAGCGGGACGAGCGGGCCTGCCAGGACGCGCTCGACGCGCTGACCCGGGCCGCCGGCGG
Protein-coding regions in this window:
- the scpA gene encoding methylmalonyl-CoA mutase; the encoded protein is MGIPDFSGIELGTPAPDGGADEWRTAVKNASGGDDLLWETPEGITVKPLYTGRDLEGLDFLDTYPGAAPFLRGPYPTMYANQPWTIRQYAGFSTAEESNAFYRRNLAAGQKGLSVAFDLPTHRGYDSDHPRVTGDVGMAGVAIDSIYDMRQLFDGIPLDKMTVSMTMNGAVLPVLALYIVAAEEQGVPPEKLAGTIQNDILKEFMVRNTYIYPPKPSMRIISDIFAFTSQRMPRYNSISISGYHIQEAGATADLELAYTLADGVEYIRAGREAGLDVDAFAPRLSFFWAIGMNFFMEVAKLRAARLLWAKLVKQFDPQNAKSLSLRTHSQTSGWSLTAQDVFNNVTRTCVEAMAATQGHTQSLHTNALDEALALPTDFSARIARNTQLLLQQESGTTRVIDPWGGSAYVEKLTYDLARRAWQHIEEVEAAGGMAKAIDAGIPKLRIEEAAARTQARIDSGRQPVIGVNKYRVETDEQIDVLKVDNSSVRAQQIEKLRRLRAERDERACQDALDALTRAAGGEGNLLELAVHAARAKATVGEISDALEKVYGRHAGQIRTISGVYRNETGESPSVDRTRTLVSAFEEAEGRRPRILVAKMGQDGHDRGQKVIATAFADLGFDVDVGPLFQTPAEVARQAVEADVHIVGVSSLAAGHLTLVPALREALAEEGREDIMVVVGGVIPPQDVPTLLEMGAAAVFPPGTVIPDAAHDLVRRLSDGLGHAL